The region AAAAGTAAAGTAATAAATTTGAAATGTGAAAAAACTgtttattataattatttttattttaaaatattataatataataataaaaatatttagttattgaaaatatataataaaaataattacaAACATAAAAGATAGAGTTATAtttatacatatatatatatatatatatatatatatatatatatatatatatatatatatatatataattttatatGAAAAGTGAAATTATTAGCAAATTTATAAGATTTTCTTCGTTAACAATATTAAAAAGAAAATTTCAAAGAAAggtggaaaataaataaataattattaatgTTTTAAACAAATAATAAAGAATTAAATAAAAATAACTATTATTAATGTTTTATTGAAATGATTGActtataatttaaaataattattatttataaaATGATATACTATTTATGAGAAATGCAgtattattatttaaaaatatttagAGTAAGACTATTGTTTTAATTCAGGCCCAAATTAAAAGCCCAGTAGAGAAGGGGAAAAAAAAGTAAAGAAACGATTTGTAGTCGTTTTTTTCATCTTCACGACACAGAGACTAGATTCAGTTAACTGAAGAGAGAAAAAGAAGAATAGAGAAGAAATTCCCCAATGTATTGAGGCTCATGAGCAAGACCGAAGATTTAGCGAAAAGATAACCAAGTGATTTTCAAGGTTCATCATTTCAGTGAGTAAGGGAGTAACAACAAACAAGAACCTAGTAACTTTGAGCTGggttttttcatttttttatttcttttatgTTTTGCCCATAAACTGTTTGATAAATGTTCTTCACTCTCTGTTTCAAATTTTCTGAAATTACTTGTAATAAGCCTCTCCCAATGGTGTTATTGGTGCATACTAACTGTTGTATGACTAAGAATTTTATCCCATTACTATAAGTTTATATTTTCGGCTTCAAAAAGTGATGGTAGATGACTCTTACAAACTCAAGTCATAGAGTAATTTAGTTTATCCATTCATTTGTTATTTTAACCGTGTAAAGTGATTTATCATGAATTCTTCTTTCAAAACATTTATTTAAGTATAGAATGTACATCTAGTTGGATTTTTCACAATGCTACTTAGGGTTTTCTATTCCTTTATGCATTTTTTTTCGCTTTTATACTGTGGTTGTTTCAACATATTGCAAATTAACAATTACTTGTaaaaaatttgtttttaattaGTGCACTATAGCTTATTGTTAGTGGGTTTTATGTGCATATGCATGACTGGAGTTGGATTTTAATGTTGATTAGTTGAAAATACAGCAGTTTGATTTTATAAAATTTTCAACTTTTCTTTAATTTCTTGTATTTTTTATTGGCTAGGAATCATGGAAGTGGAGATGGAAAATTCAACATCGAATGTTACTGGTGAATCATCTATACCTGGCTCTGATGTTCAGGAACAAAACCCTGTATCTTCTGCTCAACCAACTTTGCCCCAGCCAACTCAACCTGTTATTCCACCAGTTATTACTCCTGTCGTGCCTCCTCTGGCTCCAATTCCTGTGGTTCCTTCCTCTCTTGTCCGGCCGCTGGCACCACTCCCAGTCCGGCCACCGGTTATTAAGCCACCAGTGCCACAAAATGGAGACGCTGGGTCTAGTGATTCTGAGTCAGATGGTGATGATGCAGACACCAGAATTAATAAGGGCACAGGCGAGTATGAGATATCAGAAGAGAGTAGACTGGTGAGGGAGCGACAGGAAAAAGCGATGCAAGACCTCATGATGAGAAGACGTGCTGCTGCTCTTGCTGTTCCCACGAATGACATGGCAGTGAGGGCCCGTCTTCGCCATCTTGGTGAGCCGATTACTCTCTTTGGCGAGAGGGAGATGGAGAGACGGGACAGGTTGCGGATGATTATGGCAAAGCTGGATGCCGATGGTCAGCTGGAAAAGCTAACGAAAGCTCTTGAGGATGAAGAGGCCGCAACTTTTGCTCCAAAAGATGAGGCTGAGGATGATGTGCAGTATCCTTTTTACACTGAAGGGTCAAAGTCTCTCCTCGATGCAAGGATTGATATTGCTAAATATTCTTTAGTAAGGGCTGCATTGCGTATTCAACGTACCCAGAGAAGAAGAGATGATCCGGATGAAGATGTGGACGCGGAGATGGATTGGACATTAAAGCAGGCTGCGAATTTGAATCTTGAATTCAGTGAAATCGGAGATGATCGGCCACTTACTGGTTGCTCGTTCTCCCGGGATGGAAAAGGGCTTGCTACTTGGTATGTCCTTTTTGCAAACTGGGCAACTTAAGGTTTAATTCTTATTATTATGTACCTTGTGAAACCATTATAGTCTAATCTTCTAATGTCATTTTTCTTTTCTAGTTCTCTAACTGGAGCTTCCAAGTTATGGAGCATGCCTAATGTAAAAAAAGTTTCTACCTTCAAGGGGCACACCGAGCGTGCTACTGATGTTGCTTATTCTCCTGTGCACAATCATTTAGCTACTGCATCTGCCGACCGGACAGCAAAGTATTGGAATGATCAAGGATCTCTTTTGAGAACATTTGAGGGTCATCTTGACCGTCTTGCACGCATTGCCTTCCATCCATCAGGGAAGTACTTGGGCACTGCTAGCTTTGACAAGACATGGAGATTATGGGACGTTGAAACAGGAGAGGAGTTGCTTCTTCAAGAAGGCCATAGTAGAAGTGTATATGGTTTAGCTTTTCATCACGATGGATCGTTAGCCGCGTCTTGTGGACTAGATGCTCTGGCTCGTGTATGGGACCTCCGAACTGGGAGAAGTGTTCTTGCACTAGAAGGTCATGTCAAACCGGTAAGATATCAAAGATCCCCCCTTCTCTTTTATATATCTTTCTATCTGTTTTTACATGCAAATTTTGACAGGTTGACCATTATTGAACTTCATTTTAAGGTTCTTGGCATCAGTTTTTCTCCTAATGGATATCATTTAGCCACTGGTGGTGAAGATAACACTTGTCGCATTTGGGACTTGAGGAAGAAGAAATCCTTGTACACCATTCCTGCTCACTCTAATTTAATATCGCAAGTAAAGTTTGAGCCACAAGAGGGTTACTTTTTGGTAACTGCATCATATGACATGACAGCTAAGGTTTACCTCCTATTTATTTCTATCTTAAATAACAATGTATTCTTGTAAATAAATTAAGattattttgtattttattttcatttcaGAATACTTAATTTTATGTGCTGACTCCAGGTTTGGTCGGGCCGGGACTTTAAGCCTGTGAAGACACTATCAGGGCATGAAGCAAAAGTTACTTCTCTGGATGTCCTTGGAGGTAGTTTTTTTTTATCTTATAGAGGGACTATATCCATCACTCTAATTGAAATACCCATTTTGCTTATTTGTGTTACTGTTTCATGTTGTGGTTGATGTGTCTGTTTGAGAGCACCTATGCTCTGTCCTCATCGTAAATGATCAATTAAAAGTTGTCTAGATTTCTGAAATGTTAACGGATATGTCATAGTAATTTGTTATGATTAATTGACAAAGCCGATGATGTGCGGAAAAGAGTTTTTATGAGGTGCACACAATGACAATTGTCAATGTAAACTTCCATGTAAAATTGTTTGATGCCAGAACTGATCCCCGAACCAGATTAGACGGTCCAGTGGACCGGATACGGGTGGTGAAAACCCAAAAAAAAGTTGTTTGAAACTAAAAAATGCAAACCTAGTTTCCTTCTTGTTTTGAACCTAGATGAGACCTTGCCAAATTGAAAGGAAATCTAGAGTGGTGGTTTTCATTTACTTTTCATATTTCATCAAATGCTGAAAGTTGgtgattttattttaaattaaatgACCTCCCCATGTGGCATATATAAGCTTGAACCTAGAGTTTTGTATGGAGGTGCAAACCTTGAAAATGTTTTAGAAACACTATCATTACAAAAGGAAGAATGCAAACCTTGAAAATGTTTTAGAAACACTATCATTACAAAAGGAAGAAATTGAACCAGCAAATGTGCCAAGATTAGGAACATATGTACCGTGTCATCGCCTGTTTGGCTTGGGACCTGTTTTTTTGTTATGAGCAACTCCGGGAGGATGATATATTGAGCCATTTATATTAACTAACAAGTTTCTTGTTACACAGTACAAATGCTTCATACAATAATGCTGTAACTTGTCCATTACTTAGCAATTAGCATGGTTGGTTAGTGTCAATATTATTCTTGCTTGTACTGTTCTGATTTTGGCATGTCTTGTTATTTTATACAGATGGTGGGTATATAGTTACTGTCTCCCATGATCGCACCATAAAGCTGTGGTCCAGTGGCACTGCTAGTGAGCAAGCTATGGATGTTGACTAAGTTATTTTGGATGGGATAAAAGTTTGTAAAAGGACCCCGGTGATAGGAATTAGAAACAAAAGCTTAGCTTGATTTTCTAGCTTGGATTTTGAATGATTATAATTCTGTAGTATATGATATTGGAAATATATTATTGCTTGTTGTATCACATGAGTTTGACTAAATTTAGTGACATAGGTTGATAATGGATATAATGCTATATTCTTTCTCACTTGATACAGAAATTGGTCttttatttattgtttttatGTTGCATGCATCCTGTACTTCTGCTTCTTTGTTTAATCTGATCAAAACTCGTGACACACTACGCTATACAGGCTTAGGAAAATCTCAAAATACCAATCCAGTACTATTACTTTGGTTTGACTCAATAACAAGAATTGTACCATTCCCAATTATCAACTCAATACCACAATTTTAATATAAGACAATAATTTAAGATACTCTAAATTAATGATATTATAATATTCTAACAAGTTTTAAGCTTTGTAAAAATAAAATTGACCAAACCTGATTAAATTTGTCTCTTTTTGAACCGATGAACCATAAAGTAAATAAATTAGAGTGTTACAAGACTCATCATCATATAAAATACTCCCTGTCTCATAATATTAGAGTGCTAAAAGACATGTGGTTATTAATACGACAGTTTCTTAGTTAAACTCATAttcttttttgtattttttgatcAGGGCATTGCATGCGGTTTCTGTTTCCTGCTTAGGTATTTCCTTGCTGGTTGGTACAAATGAAAAACCAAGCCTCATGAGAATCACCTGAGAGGCTCAATTGTTGTATAATCATTTTTGTAGAGGAATTTCTTTTGTTACTTTGCATGCCAAATATCTGTCGTAGGTGTCATTTGCGTAAAGGCGTTGAAAGCTTACCAAGATCCAAAATCTCTATGCCAATGTGTGGTACAAGTGGTTTTGGTATAACTATAGTTGTGTGTCCAGCATTTGCCATTAACAAAGGAAGTGCAGCAATTGATGGTAGTAGTAATTTTATGTTCTTTTACATTGACATTAAATCAAAAAAGAAACTATTCTAGAGGCAACAGGGATCATTCTAACGGTAAGGAAGAAAGTTGCGAGACTGATGGATCTTCAAAGGTCGGAATCAATAGTGAAATTGAAGAAAATGAGGTACAAGTAAGGGATGGAAAAGGAACCCCCATTTGGGTGGTGCAATTGTTGTTGGAGTTTGGTTAGTGTCTTTTGGTTGGGATCGGAACAAAGTTCACTTCAGGATAGTGATCAGTCCCTttcattgttttcttttttagAGGACTTTCGAATTCTTCACACAACTAACTCAACACATGTTaatattttctatttttaaatATAAAGGATCACTTCaaatgatgataataataattataaatatttGTTTTGAAAATTATTTGTAACAAACGTTACTAATCAAGTGTGTGTACGTGCGTAAATTAATTGAGATAAAAAGTTGGATTTATAAATGTTATGAAACGATGTCAAGAAAACAGAGTATGGTTAGTTTCTTGATCAATAAGAAAATTACAAAGAAAAGGAAAAGgtaaaagaaaagagaaagacAATTCAAAGTGGTTAAAAATTAGATTCTTGATTCAATTATACATTAGGGGACAATGTTTACAATTAAAT is a window of Lathyrus oleraceus cultivar Zhongwan6 chromosome 6, CAAS_Psat_ZW6_1.0, whole genome shotgun sequence DNA encoding:
- the LOC127098281 gene encoding U4/U6 small nuclear ribonucleoprotein PRP4-like protein, with amino-acid sequence MEVEMENSTSNVTGESSIPGSDVQEQNPVSSAQPTLPQPTQPVIPPVITPVVPPLAPIPVVPSSLVRPLAPLPVRPPVIKPPVPQNGDAGSSDSESDGDDADTRINKGTGEYEISEESRLVRERQEKAMQDLMMRRRAAALAVPTNDMAVRARLRHLGEPITLFGEREMERRDRLRMIMAKLDADGQLEKLTKALEDEEAATFAPKDEAEDDVQYPFYTEGSKSLLDARIDIAKYSLVRAALRIQRTQRRRDDPDEDVDAEMDWTLKQAANLNLEFSEIGDDRPLTGCSFSRDGKGLATCSLTGASKLWSMPNVKKVSTFKGHTERATDVAYSPVHNHLATASADRTAKYWNDQGSLLRTFEGHLDRLARIAFHPSGKYLGTASFDKTWRLWDVETGEELLLQEGHSRSVYGLAFHHDGSLAASCGLDALARVWDLRTGRSVLALEGHVKPVLGISFSPNGYHLATGGEDNTCRIWDLRKKKSLYTIPAHSNLISQVKFEPQEGYFLVTASYDMTAKVWSGRDFKPVKTLSGHEAKVTSLDVLGDGGYIVTVSHDRTIKLWSSGTASEQAMDVD